The nucleotide window TCCAAAAGCCTTAAAGCTATTTTGAGAATGTTTGTAACCGCCTTAATCATCGTTAAATCATATCAAAATCCAAATAAATTTCCCTGCTCATTGCAATAGCTGTACAAGGTAAGATTTTTCCCTGATGTTTTTCGTTATCTGTCAAATATTCGTCTTCCGTCATATCAACTTCTCCTTTTTTCAGGTAGCAAAGACAACTTCCGCAGATTCCGGATTTGCAGGAATAAGGCAGTTTATAACCCAAATCCAACAACTGCTGAAGGATTTTTCGCTCGTTATTTTTTAGGATTATGCCATCTTTTTCGATGTGATTGAATTTGATTTTAACTTCAACATTTTCAATCAAAGGAAATTCTTTTTCCGTTGGATAGATGTCTTCATTGTAAGCCTCGAACAACTCAAAATGAATATTCTTTTTCGGAATTCCGTGGTTGTAACAAGCGTTTGCAACCGATTTTATCATCGCGCCAGGACCGCAAATCAACACTTTGTCTGTGCTGTCCCAGATTGTAGATTCTTCGTCATCCTCGTCCAGATGAAGGATTTGGTTGATGATAAGCGAGACTTTTTTCTCATCAATTCTCCCTTGAAACAATTTATCTTTCACAGGTTCTTGCGAAATGAAATAGAAACATTCCAATCTTCCGCCAGATTCTATTTGAAGCTTTTCCAACTCATCTTTTAGGATAATATCTTCGTAACTTTTGTTTCCGTAGAAAAGAAAAATACGCGTTGTTTTTTCTTCAATCAAAATATTTTTGATATGACTGAGAATTGGAGTTATTCCAATTCCCGAAGCAAAAGCGATGATGGTTCGTTTCTCATTCGGTTTTGAATTAAGGAAAAATCTCCCCAATGGTTCGCTCACAGAGATTTCGTCGCCAACATTGTAATTATCAAAAAGAAATTTGGTGGAACTATTTTCACCATTGATTTTGATTGCCAATGCCAATCTCTCTTCGGAAGGTGCAGAAGTAAAGGAATAATCGTTCTGGATTTCCTTTTCATTAAAGTGATATTTCAGCGTCAAATATTGCCCAGCACGAAATTGAAATCGCGATTTCAACGCCTCGGGAATCTCTAATTCCAACGCAAAAGCTTGTTTGGTCAGTTGTTGTTTTTTAGCTATTTTTAGCCTGTGAAATTGAGGTTGGTTGGCTACTGTTAATTGATTCTCCATTGTCAAGAATCAAATTTAATAAAAATTGACAGAAGAAAAGTTGAACAATAAAAAAAACTATGAAAACTAAATTATTATTTCTTTTATTTATTTTACCCAACCTAGTGTTTTCTCAATCTAGGGAAAACATTCTGGATTCAGACCTTTATAAAATGAAATTTCTTTATTATAATAATCTTCCAAAGTTTGTCAATTATTTGTCATACAATATGAAGATTAGTGAAGAAGGTTTGCTAAAAAGAATCAAAAATAATCAGGAACAATCCAAATTAAAATCTGATAGCATAACTTATATTTATTTTAAAAACATAAGTAAGCCCACTAAGTTTAATGGTAAGTACCAATCATCATTCACAAAAGCTGTTCTTACAAAAACACCCAGTGGAAAAGTGATAAAGGAATATTCTATGGTAGGCATTTTTGATGAATATGACAAACATTGGAAATTTATAGACTCTTCTATTCTGACTGATGATGAAATCAAAGTGCATTTTTCAACTTTGAGTGAAAAAATGATTTCATCTGTAAAGCCAATGGTTCAATATCAATTTGATGAAAATCAGTTATTAAAAAAGTGTAACGATTACCGTAATATCGAACTCGAGTCAATTTCACCTTTTACTTTTGATAGACAAAGAATATTGGTCTATGAAACCGAGAAGAAAGATATTACAGATGATAACTATTACTTAATGAATCTTATTCGATATAAAGAAAATCCGTGCCTAACAACATCTGTATTGAAGGGCTTTAAGAAAGAAATATCAAAGTCTAAAATCGGCGATGAACTTGATATGGAAATTATTGCTTTTGACAACAATACATATTATTTTACCACTAAATTCAAAAATGACAAACGCGTATTTTTTGATAAATTAATTGTTGTAGGAAACCTTAAACCTTAGAATTATGAAAAAACTATTTATATATTCAGTCATTTCACTCAGCTTTTTAGCTTGTAAAAAGAATGATGAGAAAGTCGCAGAAGCTCAAGCGAAAGAAGATTCCATCACCGTAGAACCTTCGAAATCCGAAGCCGATGTTGCCGAATTGGTGGAGTTTTCTCCAGAAAAAATGTCGGCTTACATTCAAAATAAAAATCCTGACACGTTGTATGTGACCAATTTTTTCGCGACTTGGTGTGGGCCGTGTATGCACGAGATTCCTTTTTTCCACAAAAAGATGGAGGAGTTGCAAGGTCAACCTGTGAAATTCACATTTGTAAGTCTTGACAACAAAACCGATTGGGCAACCGAAGTCAGTGATTTTGCGGACGAATTTAACATTAGAAAAAACGTAACCTTATTGGACGGAAGTCTTTTGAAACCAGAGTTTTTCAAACAAAATTTCAAAACTTGGGACGGTGGCGCCATTCCTTTTACATTGATAAAGAAGGGCGACAAAGTGGATGAAACACTTGGTTCTATGACGGAAGAGGCTTTGAATCAGAAGCTTTCGCA belongs to Chryseobacterium sp. KACC 21268 and includes:
- a CDS encoding ferredoxin--NADP reductase, with amino-acid sequence MENQLTVANQPQFHRLKIAKKQQLTKQAFALELEIPEALKSRFQFRAGQYLTLKYHFNEKEIQNDYSFTSAPSEERLALAIKINGENSSTKFLFDNYNVGDEISVSEPLGRFFLNSKPNEKRTIIAFASGIGITPILSHIKNILIEEKTTRIFLFYGNKSYEDIILKDELEKLQIESGGRLECFYFISQEPVKDKLFQGRIDEKKVSLIINQILHLDEDDEESTIWDSTDKVLICGPGAMIKSVANACYNHGIPKKNIHFELFEAYNEDIYPTEKEFPLIENVEVKIKFNHIEKDGIILKNNERKILQQLLDLGYKLPYSCKSGICGSCLCYLKKGEVDMTEDEYLTDNEKHQGKILPCTAIAMSREIYLDFDMI
- a CDS encoding TlpA disulfide reductase family protein: MKKLFIYSVISLSFLACKKNDEKVAEAQAKEDSITVEPSKSEADVAELVEFSPEKMSAYIQNKNPDTLYVTNFFATWCGPCMHEIPFFHKKMEELQGQPVKFTFVSLDNKTDWATEVSDFADEFNIRKNVTLLDGSLLKPEFFKQNFKTWDGGAIPFTLIKKGDKVDETLGSMTEEALNQKLSQFLSAK